The nucleotide window AACTGCAAACCTAAATGCCCTTGTGAGACTCTAGATGTGGACGGAACCAGTTTTGGCCTTTCCTACTTTTTCCTCGGTCGGCACTGCTGAGCACGTGTCCCAGCCTCTCCTGCAGGCGGTCGTTGATGTAGACGGACTCCTCCAGGCGCTGGCGCAGGTTCTGGATCTCAACAAGGTTCTTTTCCAGTAGGTCAGTCCCTGTTGCATCCCACCAAGACATGGGAGAGGTAGGAGGTGAGGAAGGCCACTTGCTCACAGGCAGCTATGGAGCCTGCCCAGGACTTCTCTGCAAGATCCCTGCCCATCCCTGTACTCCTGTCAACTTCCTTCTCTCACCTGGGCACCAGGAAGCACCAGGCAGCTTTGTTTAAAGAGCTCCTGGGCTTTCAAACACAAGATGCCCTCTGGAAGGAAACTCCACAGGGCCTCCTCCCAGATGAAGGCTGAGTACATCTGAGGGAGATGGATCCTGGGCTGGAAAACAAGGGTGGAAACTGCTACAGGTCTCCAGGCAGGACTGGCCAGTTGGTCTACCTCCTTTGGTCACAGTCCAGAGGCCTCCTCTCTACCTCATACCTATCCTACCTGATGATCCCTGACTGAAAACCTTTACCACCCATCCACTAATAGAAAGGCTAGAGTAAATGCATATGAAATTAAATCAGGCAGTGAATAATAAGGGATGCTGAGTATTTTCCTTTAACCACTTTTGGTGAAGAGTGACAAGGAAGGGCCTGGGGAGGTATCAGGACCTGAAGGAGGAATAGGAGAGAAAGGAGCACCTCTGAAGAAGTCAGAGGATGcacaaagggaaggggaaagaggccAAGAATAGGCTTCATCCACTAGGACATCTTGCTTAGGGTCAGGTTTTTCTGAGAATTTCAAATGTCTTATTGTTACACTGTCTCAGTCCCAGAAACTGAGCTCCTTCAAGCCATTCTTCTCCATGGGTGCACCCTGGGTCACTGGTGCCAGGATGCCTGGCTCTAAACTACTAGCAAAATTTGAGAGGCAAGACTGACTCAGTAATTGCATACAAAGGGCATGTGTGTATAACTGTAGAAATAGTCTCCCATCCTACAATAAATAGCTCTTGACCGAAGGAAGATCTTCCCCAGGGTAGCTTGAGCTGGGAACTCCAAGAACAGTCTACATGTAGGCCGCAGAAGATTGTAGCACAGGGCAAAGGGAGCATATGAATACGAGGCAACTGATCCTGTCTGTAGAGCACCTCAGAATGCCCCTGACTTCCTGGATTCTCCTGCTCAGCGTGAATCTCTGGGTAAGGGGAATGGGAGATGCACTTAGAAAGGACCAGCACTGGGCTGGAATCTTGTTCTCTGGCTGAGCCACAGGATACTGTCCCTTCATCTCACCCACTTCTGTGAGCCAGGATCTAACAGGGGAATAAGAATCCTTGGGCCCAGGAAGAATGTGTTCGCCCCCATCCATAGGCTCCATTGTCACCATCTACTCTTTTGTGTTTACCAGAAGGCTTGGAGTTGGGCCGGTACaatgaggagaaggaagagaggcacCCAGATGCGTTCATTTTCTGAGGCCTCGTCTCATCCCATGGGCCACTGCTGCCATGGTACCCAGGTTCTGGTGTCCCACTCAGTTGTGTGGTGCCACTCAGAGGATAGGAGGGCTGGGTGGATCTGGCATCTGAATGGTCGCTGAGCAATGATGCTGAATCAGCAGGAGTGGCTGCGCTGACATCTGTCCAGAAAGGAATGTGAGGAAGAAATGGATGGGAAGTCAGAAATACAgcgttttaaaaataattatactgggttgaatagtgtcctcCAAAGTCATGTCCATACCTGGAACCacagaatgtgactgtatctgAAAATGGGGTTGCTGCAGATGAAATGATTTAGGACAAGATGATATTGGATTAGCGTGGACCTACAttcaatatgactgatgtccttacaaggacaggagaggagacaTGGATAGAGTCACACGGGGGGAGAAAACCACATGACAAGGGAGTCAGGAGGCAGACACCAGAGAGATGTTTCTACAAGCCAAGGGAAGCTCCCAGCAACCACCAGCAACTAGGAAGAAGTAAGGAAAATGGAGcatagccctgctgacaccttgatttcagacttctagcctttAGAACGTGGGCAaaacaaatgtctgttgttttaaaacatgcagtttgtgatactttgttatagcagccttagaaaactaatacagtaaTCCATGGAATTCAGACCAGAGCAGATGTGAGAGACACCCCAAGCACAGGCAGTCATTTCTCtaacatcagccatagcaacatttttcatgataaggaagggaaacaaaagcaagattaaactattgggactaccccaaaatttaaagcttttgtgtagtgaaggaaaccatcaacaaaacaaaaagacaacatacTGAATGAGAATGTTTTGCAAGTGATGtatccaataagaggttaatatccaaaatatataaaaaacttatataactcaacccTCAAACCCCCCAagcaatccaataaaaaatggacagacaacatgaatagacattttcccaaagacatacagatggccaatagacccatgaaaagatgctcaacatcattcattattagggaaatgcaaatcaaaaccacaatgaggtaccacctcacactcatcagaatggttaaaacaaaaaacataagaaataagtgttggcgagtgaggatgtggagaaaaaggaactcttgtgcactgttcatgggaatgcaaactggtgtaaccactgtggaaaacagtatggaggttcctcaaaaaattaaaagtagaactaccaatATGATCCCATAATTTCACTACCTGGTATTtacactaagaaaacaaaaacactaacttgaaaagatacatgcacccctatgtttactgctgcattatttacaacagccaaattatggaagcagcccaagtgtccacccatgagcgggggaaggggtagagagagaaagagagacacagaatctgaagcaggctccaggctctgagctgttagcacagagcctgatgcagggctcaaacccacgaaccctgagatcttgacctgagctgaagtcagacagttaaccaactgagctacccaggtgccttgaagatgtggtatttatatataatgggatattactcagcctttTGTTgcaaagtcttgccatttgcaacaacatggatggagttacaggatataatgctaagtgaaagaagtcagtcagagcagacaaatatcatataatttcactcatatgtgaaatttaagaaacaaaacaaatgaacaaaaaaagagaaataaacaaaaagcagactcttaaatatagagaggaggtgggtgaagGATGGTGGCATAGATGAGATTAAGAGTACATTACCATGATTGGCACTGAGAAATGTATTGAattcttgaatcactatattgtacacctgaaactcatataacgctgtatgctaactatacttgaatttaaaaaaaggaaaaacaaagaagcgGTGGTTAGATGTACTATCTGAGGGTCACAATATATGCACAGGAAAAGTACAGGGGccactctcctgcctctctctatGGAGGCACTTCAGAAATGTCTCCTTCTGTAGCAGAAATCACTGCAGATCTTACAAATCACAAGGTTAAGGAGATGAGCATTTTGCTAGTCTGTGAACAGGTAATATATTCACTGGACAGTCTATGCCCTTGCCAGTGACACAGTGGCTAATCCTTCCTGAGACTGTTCTCGATTGGGGGTtgttggaggaggaagagaaaaggaaaatggccTCCGGTTATGGCCGTTGTGCAGAGAACTGAGACAGGGTGACGCTCCTGGTGGCTCCCACTCCTCCTGCCTCCTACTCTGGATGCCTACTGAGGCTGAGGGGGTCTCTGAGGAAGGCAAGTGGTGATTTGGATCTCACCCAGAATGGCTCACAAGActgtaaaaataattcttaaatataGCTTAAATTGTCTGGCAAGTTTCTCCTCTAAGCAGATAGGAGTGAAGTCCTTGTTTTCCAACCAAGTCAAGTTCCTCTAAGGAACTATGCACTTGAATCAATATCCAGTAGGTCTTCTCCTTCCATTATGTATGGTCTTACATAAAACCAGTTATAATTAGCATCACTGTGAAAAAAAAGCGTAAGGTAGCCTACCATTAAGTCTTTAACACAATGCCCAACAATGTAGGAACTCAATCAAAAGGTGATTCCCAACCTCTTTCTTCTGTTTAATgtaaactaaatttattttttcttttttctttttcttttcccaccccCTTTCAAACCTCCTTTGTCCCCTCCCTAGAAAACCAGCTGACACTCAACCAGGGCCACAGGAGTCCCAGGTCCATCGGTGACAGTGATCAGTATTTCACGTCCCAGTCTCCCCTCGCCACATGCACAGAAAACATGCCCTATGCTGTACGCAGAAAGCAACAGGGAGCAGCCTCTAGTGAGAAGGGTTTCACCTCACCGGGAAGCTGCCCCACCAGTCACACTGCTTGTTAACTGTTCTACAAAGTTTGGTCCAaaaaacagaggaggagcagTGATAAGCCAATGCCCCTCTGAGAGGATAATGACTTCAGATGGAACAAAGAAGGGTTTCAATCTCCCTCAGAGAAGAAGGTGGCAGAAAATAGGGGTGATGCAATGCGATGAGGCCACTTGAGATGTGGCCTTCCCTACCAGTTGTGGCGGGAATTGTCGGTGAGGGGGAAGGTGTGTTTGCCCTTCTGCTGTCTCCCAGGGTGGCCCTGAGTTCGGGTCAAGTGACTCTGGGCAACTGAATTCAAGGATGTAGGTAAAACTCCCCTGGGCCCCTTGGAAGATGTCACATACACATCAAGGAcagctcattcattcataaatCCGTGGACGAAAGTGCAATGTCCATAGGGACTTGTCTCATCTGCAGAGGCTACACCATTGTCAGAAAGAGTGGAGTGGGGAAAACACCGGCTCCAGAAACCCAGCAAAAGATATGTGCGAAGAGGTGACGCCCTCCCTGCTTGGTCCCTGACTGCTCAGGCTGCGGTGCGGTGGACGGTCTGAGCTGTTGAGTCAGGCTCACAGTGAATGCCATCCCAAGCTGGCCACTCTTCAGTAAGTGTCCTGACTtcactgagcctcagtgtcctcagccTTGTAAAACTGGGACACCACCAACTACTTGAGGGGATGGTTATGCTGATTAAATTAAAGGCAAGATGCGTAGTTAGTTATGTGAGCATaccagatgttcaataaatgtgaatttcctttctttccttggttGCTATAATCCCGGGGGAAACATTATGCTGCTCTGATCCTCAGGGCAAAATGAGAAACAGGAATAGTATCAGGTCAAATCCCAATATGGCTCATTCATTGCTTAAAACAgtcaattcaggaaaaaaaaatcagactaagGTTGGTTTCTCAGTATTATTTACACCAGAATTTGATTGATACAGTTCCCTAAAAACAGAAATGCTTTTCTCAGgaggaaaattaaagagaaagctGAGCAGGAGAAAATGAAGGTTGGATTTTAAATGTATGCTGCTCCTCCTCCGCACCGAGGCtacccaagtgccctccttgggGAATTCTGGGGAGAGGCAAGTTGGCGATGGGTTCAGCCTGAACCTGAGACACGTCCCAGATACTGAGGGTTCAGAGGACATTACAGCTGAATTATTAGAATGATGGATGGGATCTATAAATCCACAAATGATAAAGAATGTTTagtaataaacagaaaataagaactGTGACTGTTTACCCCAGAGATTCCAAGATCAGAGACCCAATGTTAGTGATGTTCATGCCCATGGCCTGAAACATGATATGATGGGATTGCAGTGATAAGGGAGCATTTGCCCCTTTCCCTTCCCAACTCATGACCCCTCCCCTCAAGTCCAAGACCGTGTATGTGTCAGAGGAGGTCTAGTGGCTGATGATGTGTGGGGTTAGGAATGGAGAAGAGCTGCCTGACACCCTTGGGGCCTGTGCTTGGCACCGAGTCCCAGACCTGTGCCCCACCAGGTACATCACAGGGGATCTGTAGGGCCTGGCTGCAAAGATACCTACTCTTGGTGTAGACAAAGGAGCAAGCACCTAGCAACAGGATGCTGTCTGGGTACTCACTGGCCACAGCCACTGCAGGGTGTACTTCTTGCTCTTCATGAAGCAGGGAGGTGCTGCTGGAGGAGTGATGGGCAGCAGACTGGGCATGGCTGCTGGACTGGATCTGGGGCAGAGTCTGGGGCTGGGCCTGCTGTTTGGTCTTTAGAGCTTCTGGCACTTTACCCTTTGTATGCATCTCCCTTAAGATACTGGCGGGGtaagaaagacagagggaaaataAAGGTCACCTGAATGACATAGCTATAGCAATCTGGCAGCCCATGGGAGAAACCCCAGAAGTCAAGGAGACTGTTCCTTCAGAGGAGAAGGCAAACCATTTGTTTGGGGGTggagagtgggggacaggggaggacAACAGTTGCCCAGTGCCTTGGCCACAAACAtcctgaggaagagagaagaccCATTAGGCCCCTTAAATAATACTCATGGTTCCTTCATAAGACAACCAGAGGTTCGCACTCTGTGAACACGATGTGCTCAGTAGTATTTGCAGTGGCCTGTTTAAAACTGCTTCCCAAGGCAATGCGGCTTCCTAGGTGTCTTGTACTTTCTAGACTTCCTTCCCTAAGTATGGTCATGGAGTATAAATCTCTTTTTTTGCAAGAAAAATTTGTAGTTATTTATCATGTGCCAGTACCTCTTGGGTCACCCTTAAAGAAACCAGATATAATCTCACTCtggtctttactttttttttttttttaatatctttttttaaaaattaattaattatttttttttctcttaacgtttatttttgagacagagagagacagagcatgaacgggggcgggtcagagagagagggagacacagaatctgaaacaggctccaggctctgagctgtcagcacagagcccgacgtggggcttgaactcacagaccgcgagatcatgacctgagccgaagtcggatgctcaaccgactgagccacccaggcgcccctcagtctgGTCTTTAAAGATCTAAGAGAAATCAGAGCTGATCCCCGGGGGTACAGGAGACTCTTAAGGTTAGAGCAGCTCTGTATTGCTAAATTGGTGATTGAATATGAGAATGGgaccaaaataacaataaattaaaaaaaaaaaagaaacgagacCACTTCATCACCAAGGAGACATGATAATCAGCCATCTGTTTTTTTATGGGATGTGAGAGCTCCTGCTTATAAATCCTTCACCAGATTATGTTTCACAGCCCCTGAGAATCTAGAGTTACCTGAGGGTCCGCAGCATGTGTCCTGTTTGATTCTTCTCACTTATGCAGTCATCTGAAAACCAGATTCAAAAAGGACCAGTCATAATTTAAGCAGGTCTTATTTCCCAGATTACAGACAAACTCTGAATTTTCTCTGGGATGAGATGTGGCTATTTGATGTTCCAGTCCAAGATACTCTGAATCTTCTCAGGAGACATTGGCTCGAGACTTTGGAGAACTTGTCTGGTGGGCTTTCCTGAGCCCACCACAAAGGCCATTATCTTTACTTGCTCTGCCCTGGATCAGAGTCAAAAGCTAAATGTCTCTTTTCCTACAGGTCTTGAGCTACTTGTCTGGTGGCTCTGGACCACTCCAACCAGAGTCTCCCAGTTCTGCCACAGAGCTGGTTCCCAGTCCTGCCTCTGTGTGCTCGGCCACAGTTTTCACGCAGAACCTACTCCTATCTCTGTAGAGGTGACAGACATCCCTGTCCTACCTCTGCATCTGCCACCAGGAGCCCACACAGTGGCCTCAAGCCTATGCGTCCTTGGTGCTCCAGGGACCATTCTATGAAAAAGGCACCTGAACTAACGTTCCCACAACCAGGTACCAGTCTATACAGTGTCTAAACTATGCCCAAATCAGCATGGTTGTTTGATCATGTTTTTGAAGTGCACTGATTAATATTGCTGATCTGATCCCTGGGACAATCACGCTGGTATTATTTGACCTAACTTTTTTTgtgaggaaacagaaatcaagagaaatatGAACGTGTCCGGAGCTGGCAATGAACACATACAGGCTAGAGCCAGGGTCTTCAGATCCTGGTTTGGGGCTCTGTTCACagcacccagctgcccctgttcTACCTCCCTTTCTGCCAGTTAGTTTCAGATAAATGCTATCACCTGCCAGAGATGCCTTTTGCCCGAGTGGCCATATCCCATGAGAGATGGCAGGGCTGTGGCCCTCATCTGGGCATCCTCAATCCGGTGTGCTTCTCCTCAGTGCTCCTCACCAGCCAGTCCTGACTCCACCATGCTTCCAAAGTGGTGACTACAGAGCGGGACATCAGATTGAAAAGTCACTTGTCGATGGATATGGGCTGGTCTGAGCCTTGGTCCTtgggagggactgaaagtcttcCTGAGCCCTGGGGCCGGCTTACCTGTGCTGAATTTGCTGGCAAGGCTCTCTGCCAGCTGGCTCCCCTTGGCCAGCTGCTCACGGAAGCGCTGCTCCATGCAGTGGTCAATTTTATTGCTGCTGAGGAGCTCCTCAAAGGTTTTCACTGTGTTCCTGACATGCTGaatgagaagggaagagaaagttcTCCCCACTCTCATCTTCTGCCGCAGGTGGGTCAACTCTCGAGCCTGATCCTGGATCAAGGAATGGCATTTCCTAAGGAGGGGAAGAAACAGTAAGTGAGGAAAGAGGTGACTGACAGGTTGTGGTACTTCAGCAGAAGACACTTAGAGAATTTCACCCCCAAAACCCCTACACTGAATTAGCACGTGTTTAGGGACCTGAATGTGGCAAagggaatgaagaaaggaaaacaaagccttCTTCTGTTTGAAAGCCTCCTTCTAAAAGTGTCTTTCCCCAGGCCTGTACTTCTGAAAATGGAATCAGCTTTTCTTCCCTAGTTCTGCTTTAAAATCTGTTCCCAATCCATCTCTTCAGTTTAATAAACCATTTCAGTACAGTAAAAAAAAGTCAGGCTTTAATTGGAAAGTCGAAAGGAAAACCATCATGTGAGAAGAGACCACTTGTTCTCTCACCAGGATGGACTTATCTAAGTTTTTCCTATAAATAGCTAAGCTCCATTGCTAGGACATCTTCAAGCTCCTTTAGTCTACCCACTGTATTCTACCATGTCTGTATGCTCTGGTGTAACTAATTAGTGCAGTGTTTTGCTTGTAGGGTTCAAAAGAGTGATCTGAAAGATGATCTCCAAGAAATGATCTGAACCAATTTAGTATCCCATAATATCCTGCCCAACACGACTACTATTTGTCATAGAGGAGAGTAGAAGAGGAGGTTTTAGTTCATCTTGTTCCTGAGGGAGGCAACACAGCTGGACGGATGAAGCAGGAAGCAGCAGGCCTAGACTGTAGCCCCAGTATGCTCTATGCTCCCACTGCAAACTTGGGAAGTCACTTTACtactttgtgcctcagtttcatcatctgcaaATGAGGGCAAAAGGACTATTTCGCCTTTTTAGAAATATGGTCAGGATTgactttaagttaatttttatttattttgagagagatagcaagcagggaaggacagagagaaagggagacagaatcccaagcaggctccacaccatcagcgcagagcccactgtgAGGCTCaaactaacagtgagatcatgatccgagctgaaatcaagagtcggatgtttaactgactgagtcaccaaggcgcgccaaactttattttaaatgttgggaTGAGGACAGCAATCCCAGTAAAGCATTTAACTTATCAAAGACATATTATCATTACTTTGGTAATGGTGAGTTTATCAGACCAACCTGACGTCCCCTCGGTTTCCGCAGGTGTGCCAGAGCAGAATCAATGGCTTCTGATTTCACCAGTTTCTCTTGGAGACCTTGGCAGTGTAATCTGTATTGTGCTAACAGGGAGCATGGGTGCTAGTTATTTCCCGAGGAGGTGAAATTTTCCTGAAGCCCAGAGTCACTGGTTTAGTACATTAATCCAGGCATTGGAAAGAGCCAGGATGGCGATCAGGACAGGTCACCCCCAGGAAGCATCAAACTCTATTTGAACCTTCTAAATGATGCTATACTTTATTCACATTTCTGACCAACATTTCTCACATCATTAGGCAGATGTTGGTTCCTAGACTAAGAGCTctttcagagcctggagtattTTGGTCATCTTATGGACACAGCCGAACACAAAGGaggctctcagtaaatatttttccaattctggAAAAGAGAAGTTCTTACAAACTTCCACTCATCTCTCACTGTGTTCCTGTCCTAAATGTCCTCTCAGGGATCGTATGCATTTTCCACTGATGCAAAAAACCCTTGCCCCTAAGAAAGATCCTGTCCTCACTTGGGGAGCTCTGTGAAATATAAATGCCCTCAGACTTGCAGAATATTGTCAGTCCTGGGTCCCTAGCCTTTCCTAGTTAGCTTCTCTACTCTATGAACTAAGATTAATGCCCAAGGACCTCTTCCTTGGAAAACAAACGTGAGGAAGCCTTTACTGAAATTAAATGGGCATTACCGAATCTTCCTTCATTGGGACTTCCTCACTATACTAAACCTTTTACGTTGTTTGTTCAAGAATGTAACAATCAGTTTTGGGAGCCCTTActcaagaaatgaaggaaaaaatagaccTGTAGCCTATTATAGCTTATAATTGCATCCAAAGGCCAGGGCATACCCAAATTGTTTAAAGGGTGTAGCTGCATCTGCTAAAATTATGGAATTCTCCTTGAAACTTGttcaggaaatgaaataaatctatAGGTTCCTCATGCTGTAGAAAGTTTGCCAAACACTGAGCATACATACCATT belongs to Felis catus isolate Fca126 chromosome C1, F.catus_Fca126_mat1.0, whole genome shotgun sequence and includes:
- the LOC101100497 gene encoding myomegalin isoform X3, which translates into the protein MLQLKAGMQQPLEKGPAEKRVGEQQTQPEETGSSAVSHSRKVARFEETQERTLRRQEEDLTRCCLLAEKWKCHSLIQDQARELTHLRQKMRVGRTFSSLLIQHVRNTVKTFEELLSSNKIDHCMEQRFREQLAKGSQLAESLASKFSTDDCISEKNQTGHMLRTLSILREMHTKGKVPEALKTKQQAQPQTLPQIQSSSHAQSAAHHSSSSTSLLHEEQEVHPAVAVANVSAATPADSASLLSDHSDARSTQPSYPLSGTTQLSGTPEPGYHGSSGPWDETRPQKMNASGCLSSFSSLYRPNSKPSGTDLLEKNLVEIQNLRQRLEESVYINDRLQERLGHVLSSADRGKSSAQSAPEVSLATPHTCAQSHSCCSAQDTL
- the LOC101100497 gene encoding myomegalin isoform X8; protein product: MLQLKAGMQQPLEKGPAEKRVGEQQTQPEETGSSAVSHSRKVARFEETQERTLRRQEEDLTRCCLLAEKWKCHSLIQDQARELTHLRQKMRVGRTFSSLLIQHVRNTVKTFEELLSSNKIDHCMEQRFREQLAKGSQLAESLASKFSTDDCISEKNQTGHMLRTLSILREMHTKGKVPEALKTKQQAQPQTLPQIQSSSHAQSAAHHSSSSTSLLHEEQEVHPAVAVANPIHHSNNSAVMSSEPSVSGTCLRFRLNPSPTCLSPEFPKEGTWVASVRRRSSIHLKSNLHFLLLSFLFNFPPEKSISVFRELYQSNSGVNNTEKPTLV
- the LOC101100497 gene encoding myomegalin isoform X6 is translated as MLQLKAGMQQPLEKGPAEKRVGEQQTQPEETGSSAVSHSRKVARFEETQERTLRRQEEDLTRCCLLAEKWKCHSLIQDQARELTHLRQKMRVGRTFSSLLIQHVRNTVKTFEELLSSNKIDHCMEQRFREQLAKGSQLAESLASKFSTDDCISEKNQTGHMLRTLSILREMHTKGKVPEALKTKQQAQPQTLPQIQSSSHAQSAAHHSSSSTSLLHEEQEVHPAVAVANVSAATPADSASLLSDHSDARSTQPSYPLSGTTQLSGTPEPGYHGSSGPWDETRPQKMNASGCLSSFSSLYRPNSKPSGSAQSAPEVSLATPHTCAQSHSCCSAQDTL
- the LOC101100497 gene encoding myomegalin isoform X5, producing the protein MLQLKAGMQQPLEKGPAEKRVGEQQTQPEETGSSAVSHSRKVARFEETQERTLRRQEEDLTRCCLLAEKWKCHSLIQDQARELTHLRQKMRVGRTFSSLLIQHVRNTVKTFEELLSSNKIDHCMEQRFREQLAKGSQLAESLASKFSTDDCISEKNQTGHMLRTLSILREMHTKGKVPEALKTKQQAQPQTLPQIQSSSHAQSAAHHSSSSTSLLHEEQEVHPAVAVANVSAATPADSASLLSDHSDARSTQPSYPLSGTTQLSGTPEPGYHGSSGPWDETRPQKMNASGCLSSFSSLYRPNSKPSGTDLLEKNLVEIQNLRQRLEESVYINDRLQERLGHVLSSADRGKISTSGFHG
- the LOC101100497 gene encoding myomegalin isoform X4, translated to MLQLKAGMQQPLEKGPAEKRVGEQQTQPEETGSSAVSHSRKCHSLIQDQARELTHLRQKMRVGRTFSSLLIQHVRNTVKTFEELLSSNKIDHCMEQRFREQLAKGSQLAESLASKFSTDDCISEKNQTGHMLRTLSILREMHTKGKVPEALKTKQQAQPQTLPQIQSSSHAQSAAHHSSSSTSLLHEEQEVHPAVAVANVSAATPADSASLLSDHSDARSTQPSYPLSGTTQLSGTPEPGYHGSSGPWDETRPQKMNASGCLSSFSSLYRPNSKPSGTDLLEKNLVEIQNLRQRLEESVYINDRLQERLGHVLSSADRGKTVPSCRSKQKRLESKKIAQPHTGQNCSAQSAPEVSLATPHTCAQSHSCCSAQDTL
- the LOC101100497 gene encoding myomegalin isoform X1; the encoded protein is MLQLKAGMQQPLEKGPAEKRVGEQQTQPEETGSSAVSHSRKVARFEETQERTLRRQEEDLTRCCLLAEKWKCHSLIQDQARELTHLRQKMRVGRTFSSLLIQHVRNTVKTFEELLSSNKIDHCMEQRFREQLAKGSQLAESLASKFSTDDCISEKNQTGHMLRTLSILREMHTKGKVPEALKTKQQAQPQTLPQIQSSSHAQSAAHHSSSSTSLLHEEQEVHPAVAVANVSAATPADSASLLSDHSDARSTQPSYPLSGTTQLSGTPEPGYHGSSGPWDETRPQKMNASGCLSSFSSLYRPNSKPSGTDLLEKNLVEIQNLRQRLEESVYINDRLQERLGHVLSSADRGKTVPSCRSKQKRLESKKIAQPHTGQNCSAQSAPEVSLATPHTCAQSHSCCSAQDTL
- the LOC101100497 gene encoding myomegalin isoform X2; protein product: MLQLKAGMQQPLEKGPAEKRVGEQQTQPEETGSSAVSHSRKVARFEETQERTLRRQEEDLTRCCLLAEKWKCHSLIQDQARELTHLRQKMRVGRTFSSLLIQHVRNTVKTFEELLSSNKIDHCMEQRFREQLAKGSQLAESLASKFSTDDCISEKNQTGHMLRTLSILREMHTKGKVPEALKTKQQAQPQTLPQIQSSSHAQSAAHHSSSSTSLLHEEQEVHPAVAVANVSAATPADSASLLSDHSDARSTQPSYPLSGTTQLSGTPEPGYHGSSGPWDETRPQKMNASGCLSSFSSLYRPNSKPSGTDLLEKNLVEIQNLRQRLEESVYINDRLQERLGHVLSSADRGKIPSCRSKQKRLESKKIAQPHTGQNCSAQSAPEVSLATPHTCAQSHSCCSAQDTL
- the LOC101100497 gene encoding myomegalin isoform X7; this translates as MLQLKAGMQQPLEKGPAEKRVGEQQTQPEETGSSAVSHSRKVARFEETQERTLRRQEEDLTRCCLLAEKWKCHSLIQDQARELTHLRQKMRVGRTFSSLLIQHVRNTVKTFEELLSSNKIDHCMEQRFREQLAKGSQLAESLASKFSTDDCISEKNQTGHMLRTLSILREMHTKGKVPEALKTKQQAQPQTLPQIQSSSHAQSAAHHSSSSTSLLHEEQEVHPAVAVARTDLLEKNLVEIQNLRQRLEESVYINDRLQERLGHVLSSADRGKTVPSCRSKQKRLESKKIAQPHTGQNCSAQSAPEVSLATPHTCAQSHSCCSAQDTL